In the genome of Mycteria americana isolate JAX WOST 10 ecotype Jacksonville Zoo and Gardens chromosome 7, USCA_MyAme_1.0, whole genome shotgun sequence, one region contains:
- the AMMECR1L gene encoding AMMECR1-like protein — protein MGKRRCVPPLEPKLAAGCCGVKKPKLSGSGTHSHGNQATTVPGSSSGPLQNHQHTDGNNGRENVSDLTLGPGNSPITRMNPTSGALSPLTRPNGTANSTKNLVVTAEMCCYCFDVLYCHLYGFPQPRLPRFTNDPYPLFVTWKTGRDKRLRGCIGTFSAMNLHSGLREYTLTSALKDSRFPPLTREELPKLFCSVSLLTNFEDASDYLDWEVGIHGIRIEFINEKGVKRTATYLPEVAKEQDWDQIQTIDSLLRKGGFKAPITNDFRKTIKLTRYRSEKVTISYAEYMASRQHCFQNGTLHAPPLYNHYS, from the exons ATGGGAAAAAGACGCTGTGTTCCTCCACTTGAGCCCAAGCTGGCAGCTGGCTGTTGTGGGGTAAAGAAGCCCAAATTGTCTGGGAGTGGAACGCACAGTCATGGGAATCAGGCCACAACTGTACCAGGCTCCAGTTCAGGTCCTCTTCAGAACCACCAGCATACAGACGGGAATAATGGAAGGGAGAACGTATCTGACTTGACTTTGGGCCCAGGAAATTCCCCAATTACTCGAATGAATCCCACTTCAGGAGCTCTGAGCCCACTTACTCGGCCCAATGGAACTGCCAACAGCACCAAGAACCTGGTGGTGACAGCGGAGATGTGCTGCTACTGCTTTGATGTACTCTACTGTCATCTCTATGGTTTCCCTCAGCCACGACTTCCTCGATTTACCAATGACCCCTA tccACTCTTTGTGACGTGGAAGACGGGGCGAGACAAGCGGCTTCGTGGCTGCATCGGGACCTTTTCAGCCATGAATCTTCACTCAGGACTCAGGGAATACACATTAACCAG TGCACTTAAGGACAGCCGATTTCCCCCCCTGACCCGCGAGGAGCTGCCCAAACTCTTCTGCTCTGTCTCCCTCCTCACTAACTTTGAGGATGCCAGTGACTACCTGGACTGGGAG GTTGGGATCCATGGGATCAGAATAGAGTTCATCAATGAGAAAGGTGTCAAACGCACAGCCACGTATTTACCTGAGGTTGCTAAGGAACAAG ACTGGGATCAGATCCAGACCATAGACTCCTTACTCAGGAAAGGTGGCTTTAAGGCTCCGATTACCAATGATTTTAGGAAAACGATTAAACTCACCAG GTACCGCAGTGAGAAGGTGACAATCAGTTATGCAGAATACATGGCTTCCCGTCAGCATTGTTTCCAGAATGGCACTCTTCATGCCCCCCCCCTCTACAATCATTACTCCTGA
- the POLR2D gene encoding DNA-directed RNA polymerase II subunit RPB4, whose protein sequence is MAAGGSDPRAADVEEDASQLVFPKEFETAETLLNSEVHMLLEHRKQQNESAEDEQELSEVFMKTLNYTARFSRFKNRETIASVRSLLLQKKLHKFELACLANLCPETAEEAKALIPSLEGRFEDEELQQILDDIQTKRSFQY, encoded by the exons atggcggcgggcggcagcgacCCGCGGGCGGCGGACGTGGAGGAGGACGCTTCGCAGCTCGTCTTCCCCAAAG AATTTGAAACTGCGGAAACTCTTCTAAATTCAGAAGTACATATGCTTCTTGAGCATCGTAAGCAACAGAATGAGAGTGCAGAAGATGAGCAGGAGCTTTCAGAAGTCTTCATGAAAACCTTGAACTACACAGCACGCTTCAGCCGCTTCAAAAACCGTGAAACCATTGCCAGTGTCCGTAG TTTGCTGCTCCAGAAAAAGCTCCATAAATTTGAACTGGCATGTTTGGCTAACTTGTGTCCTGAGACAGCTGAGGAAGCGAAAGCTTTGATTCCTAG TCTGGAGGGCCGATTTGAAGATGAGGAATTACAGCAGATTCTTGATGACATTCAGACTAAACGCAGCTTCCAGTATTAA